The DNA region CGCCGTCGACGGCGGCGGAGGCCGGGGTGCCGCCGTTCTCCTGGCTGGACGCCGTCGCCTGCTTGCCCTGGGAGAGCAGCGTGGGCGCGGCCTCGGCGTGCGTGGCGGGGGTCAGGGCGAGGAGAGCTGCGGCCAGGGCGGTGACCATCACACCGACGAGGCCCTTACGGACGGGTCTTGGCGGTGGTGACGTGGTGGGGGGTATGCCGAGTGCGGGCATGGGGGCTCCTAGAAAGAGTCCGGAAAGGGGGTACGGCGCTGGAGAGCGCTCTCCGGAACCCTGCCGCGCACCGCGCATGCGGTCAAGAACCCTGACCGTACTTTTCTTTTGTCTTTCATTAAGGGGGAGTTGGTGGTGTCGGCGTAAAAATGCCGCCCTTCGGCAGGTCGACGGGGTTCAAGGAGGCGGCGGGCACGCTTCCCCTCGGGCCGGGAACCACGGTCGCCGGTTACCGAGGCCCGGGGAGCCGATGTCACGCAGACGGCATCGAAGCCGGACGCATCGACCGATACAGGAATGAACCATTCATTTCACCTGTCCCGGCTCTGAGAAGTGCCGCCTCTCCCCGGAACCCGCTCCGCTTCCAACGGAGTCAGGGAGGTGCGGGACGGAACCGGCAGGCACAGGAACCACATCCGGACACACCGGGTGCACACAAGGGCGGCGGCTCCAGGCACACTCTGTGTGTCGCATCATCGTTTGAAGGAAGAATCGCGCATGATCACGCTCAAGAAGGAAGACGGCCCGGCGGACCTCGACGGAGTGACGCATCTGTCCATCGGTGCCTCGTGGGACCCCACCGCCGGGAGCAGTGGCGGAGTGATAGGCGTACTGCGCCGCAAGACCGGTACCGACCTCGACCTGATCGCCATCGCGATGCAGGGCGCGGACCCGGTGCGCCTGGCGGGCCTGGACTCGCTCGACCCGATGGGCAACGGCTCCGTCGTGCACACCGGCGACAACCAGACCGGCCGCGGTGACGGGGACGACGAGACCGTGACGGTCGACTTCGCGAAGGTCCCGCAGAACATCACGTCGATCGTGTTCGTCGCCGCCGCCTACAAGAAGGGCAGTTCCTTCCAGAAGGCACGCAACATCAGTTTCAAGGTGTACGACGCCACCGGGGGCAGCACACAGCAGGTCGCCGACATCTGGCCCAGCCTGCTCACGACCGACAACGGGTGCGCGGTGGCGAAGGCGTTCCGGGTCGGCAACGGCTGGAAGCTCGAGGTCATCAACGTCACGGGCAAGATCAAGCAGGGCAGCGAGCAGGCCCTGATGCGTTTCGCGATCAGCAAGTAGGCCGGCCACTCGGTCCGCCCCCACACCCCGGGCCCGGGATCCGGCAACGGATCGCCGGGCCCGCGCCGTGCGGTGCCCCTGCCGTCGTGCCGTGCCGCGCCGTCGGTCTGACGGCACGCGTGGCCCGCGGCCGGCTCCTGGACCGCCTGCCCGACTGCCCCCGTCACCTGCGGAGCACCGGAACCTGTCGGCACGCGCCGTCTCCCGGCCGTTGCGCTCGCGGTGGCGGGTCGGCACCATTCACAGAGCGCCGTACCGGTAAGCCTGACACAGTGTCAGTATGCGTGGGCCGGCCACGGCCCGCAGGATCAGCAGTCCGACCTCGCTGGAGGATTCCGTGCGCATGCTCATCAACGTGCCCGAGACCGTGGTCGCGGACGCCCTCCGCGGCATCGCCGCCGCCCATCCCGATCTCACCGTGGACGTCGAGAACCGCCTGGTCGTACGGCGCGACGCGCCGGTGGCCGGAAAGGTGGGGCTCGTCTCCGGCGGTGGGTCCGGGCACGAACCGCTGCACGCGGGTTTCGTCGGGCCCGGGATGCTGTCCGCCGCTTGTCCCGGCGAGGTCTTCACCTCGCCCGTGCCCGACCAGATGGTGCGCGCCGCCGCCGCGGTCGACAGCGGCGCCGGGGTGCTGTTCGTCGTCAAGAACTACACGGGCGACGTGCTGAACTTCGACATGGCTGCCGAACTCGCCGAGGACGAGGGCGTCCGCGTCGCCCGGGTGCTGGTCGACGACGACGTGGCGGTGGCCGACAGCACGTTCACGGCCGGCCGCCGGGGCACCGGGGCGACCCTGTTCGTCGAGAAGATCGCCGGAGCCCTCGCCGACGAGGGCGCGCCCCTGGAGCAGGTGGAGGCGGTGGCGCGCCGGGTGAACGAGTCGTCCCGGAGCTTCGGGGTGGCACTCGGCGCCGTCACCACTCCCGCGAAGGGCAGCCCGACTTTCGTCCTCCCGCCGGGAGAGCTGGAGTTGGGCATCGGAATCCACGGTGAGCCCGGGCGGGAGCGTCGCCCGATGATGACGTCCGGCGAGATCGCCGACGTCGTGGTCCAGGCGGTGCTGGACGACCTGCGCCCGACCGGCCCGGTGCTGGCGCTGGTGAACGGAATGGGTGCGACACCGCTGTTGGAGCTGTACGGGTTCAACGCCGAGGTGCAGCGGGTGCTGTCCGAGCGGCGTGTCCCGGTGGCACGCACCCTGGTGGGCAACTACGTGACGTCGCTCGACATGGCCGGCTGCTCGGTGACGCTGTGCCAGGCCGACGAGGAGATGCTGCGCCTCTGGGACGCCCCGGTGCAGACGCCCGCACTCCGCTGGGGCCGATGAAACGCCAACCGTCCGACGTGATCGAGGAACAGGAGACCAGGTGCTCGACACCGACTTCTTCCGCCGCTGGATGACCGCGACGGCGACAGCCGTCGACCGTGAGGCGGACCGTCTCACCGACCTCGACTCCGCGATCGGGGACGCCGATCACGGAAGCAACATGCGGCGCGGGTTCGGCGCCGTGACCGACGTACTGGAGAAGGAGTCCCCCGGGAGCCCCGGCGCGGTGCTGGTCCTGGCGGGACGTCATCTCATCTCCACGGTGGGCGGGGCGTCCGGGCCTCTGTACGGGACGCTGCTGCGGGGTACCGGAAAGGCGCTCGGTGACGCGGCGGAGGTGAGCTGGGAGCAGCTGACCGAGGCGTTCGGGGCCGGGGTCGCGGCGGTGGCCCGGCTGGGCGGGGCGAAGGCCGGGGACAAGACGATGCTCGACGCGCTGCTCCCGGCCGTCGAGGCGCTCGGCACCTCCGCCGAGGCCGCCCGGGACGCGGCCCTGGCCGGTGCGCTGGCGACCGTTCCGCTGCCGGCCCGCAAGGGAAGGGCCAGCTATCTGGGTGAACGCAGCGTCGGGCACCAGGATCCCGGGGCGGCTTCGGCCGCTCTGCTGGTGGCCGCGCTCGCCGAGGCCGCTCGTACGGACGAGGGAGGCCGGGCATGAGCGCTCGGGCTCAGGTCGGGATCGTACTGGTCTCGCACAGCGGACCGGTGGCCGAGGCGGTGGCGGACCTCGCCAGGGGCCTGGCCGCGGGCGGTGCGACCGCGCCCGTCGCGGCGGCCGGGGGAACGTCCGCCGGGGGTCTCGGTACGAGCGCGGACATGGTGGCGGCGGCTGCCAGGAGCGTCGACCGGGGCGCGGGGGTGGCGCTCCTGGTGGACCTCGGGAGCGCCGTGCTCACGGTGAAGGCCATGCTGGCGGAGGGGGACGAACTGCCCGACGGGTCCCGTCTGGTGGACGCCCCGTTCGTTGAGGGCGCGGTCGCGGCTCTGGTGACCGCGTCGGCGGGCGGCGGTCTGGACGCGGTGGAGGCGGCGGCCACGGAAGCGTACGGGTACCGCAAGGTGTAGTCCGGCGTCCGGCCCGTCACCCCGCACACACGGTGCGAGGCGACGGGCCGGGCGGCCCGGTCCGCCCGGGACGGCTCAGGCCACCGTGCAGGCGGCGCCGTTGAGCGTGAATGCTCCGGGCTCCGTGAAGGTGCCGGAGTGCGTGCCCTGGAAGCCGAAGGACTGGCTCGCCCCTGCGGCGATCCTGGCGTTGAAGGCCGCGCCGGTCGCGGTCACCGCCCCCGAGGACGGGGTGAGGGTGGCGTTCCACGCCTGGGTGACCGTCTGCCCCGAAGGCAGCGAGAAGCCGAGCTCCCAGCCGTCGACGGGTGTGGTTCCGGTGTTCGTGATCGTGACGTCGGCGGTGAAGCCGTCCGACCACGCCTGGGCGGTGTAGGTCACCTCGCAGGGCCCGGCGGCGGGGGTACCCGGATCACCCGGCCCCCCGGTTCCGCCACCGGTCTCGACCGCCGACGAGAACGAGCTGACGGCCAGGCCCTCGCCGTTCTGCCACGGCTCGAACCCCGCCTGGACGCTGGTGAGGTACCAGGAGTTCTGCGCCATCCCCCGGTCCACGGTCGCGTCGACGAAGTCCATCACGTCGAAGGACCAGCTGCTGATCGCGGAGGGCGACACGAACGAGATGACGTCGTTGCCCCCGTTGTTGCCGGTCCACACCTCCCAGCCCCGGCCGGCGACGGTCGCGGTGCCGGTCTGCGAACCGACCGGCTGGATGGGCCCGACCCGGTTGAACCAGATCATGATCTCGGTGCGGTTGACGCCGTCCGTCCTGGGCTCGGGGTCGAGCCAGATGTCGTACGCCGCGTCGTAGACCGCGCCGTCGACGTACGTGTAGGTGATGGCGGTCGGCGCTCCGCTGATCGCGTCGAGCCGCTCGGGCAGCGCGGTCCCGGGTGAACAGTTGGTGTAGTGGCAGCCGTTGTACACGGACGGATACGACTTGGGCGCCCCGCTGTTGGGCACCGATCCGTCGGCCTGGGTGAGGGTGAACCCGTCGTCGGTGACGTCGATGCACTGTGCGTCGGTGGTGCCCCAGCGGTTGTTCTGGACCACGTAGCGGTCCTGGATGACGG from Streptomyces sp. NBC_01754 includes:
- a CDS encoding GH12 family glycosyl hydrolase domain-containing protein; amino-acid sequence: MKSLIASLRPAGRAVTALLVALASWGALGALAAPAHAAGSICTQYGTTVIQDRYVVQNNRWGTTDAQCIDVTDDGFTLTQADGSVPNSGAPKSYPSVYNGCHYTNCSPGTALPERLDAISGAPTAITYTYVDGAVYDAAYDIWLDPEPRTDGVNRTEIMIWFNRVGPIQPVGSQTGTATVAGRGWEVWTGNNGGNDVISFVSPSAISSWSFDVMDFVDATVDRGMAQNSWYLTSVQAGFEPWQNGEGLAVSSFSSAVETGGGTGGPGDPGTPAAGPCEVTYTAQAWSDGFTADVTITNTGTTPVDGWELGFSLPSGQTVTQAWNATLTPSSGAVTATGAAFNARIAAGASQSFGFQGTHSGTFTEPGAFTLNGAACTVA
- a CDS encoding TerD family protein — protein: MITLKKEDGPADLDGVTHLSIGASWDPTAGSSGGVIGVLRRKTGTDLDLIAIAMQGADPVRLAGLDSLDPMGNGSVVHTGDNQTGRGDGDDETVTVDFAKVPQNITSIVFVAAAYKKGSSFQKARNISFKVYDATGGSTQQVADIWPSLLTTDNGCAVAKAFRVGNGWKLEVINVTGKIKQGSEQALMRFAISK
- a CDS encoding PTS-dependent dihydroxyacetone kinase phosphotransferase subunit DhaM, whose amino-acid sequence is MSARAQVGIVLVSHSGPVAEAVADLARGLAAGGATAPVAAAGGTSAGGLGTSADMVAAAARSVDRGAGVALLVDLGSAVLTVKAMLAEGDELPDGSRLVDAPFVEGAVAALVTASAGGGLDAVEAAATEAYGYRKV
- the dhaL gene encoding dihydroxyacetone kinase subunit DhaL, yielding MLDTDFFRRWMTATATAVDREADRLTDLDSAIGDADHGSNMRRGFGAVTDVLEKESPGSPGAVLVLAGRHLISTVGGASGPLYGTLLRGTGKALGDAAEVSWEQLTEAFGAGVAAVARLGGAKAGDKTMLDALLPAVEALGTSAEAARDAALAGALATVPLPARKGRASYLGERSVGHQDPGAASAALLVAALAEAARTDEGGRA
- the dhaK gene encoding dihydroxyacetone kinase subunit DhaK yields the protein MRMLINVPETVVADALRGIAAAHPDLTVDVENRLVVRRDAPVAGKVGLVSGGGSGHEPLHAGFVGPGMLSAACPGEVFTSPVPDQMVRAAAAVDSGAGVLFVVKNYTGDVLNFDMAAELAEDEGVRVARVLVDDDVAVADSTFTAGRRGTGATLFVEKIAGALADEGAPLEQVEAVARRVNESSRSFGVALGAVTTPAKGSPTFVLPPGELELGIGIHGEPGRERRPMMTSGEIADVVVQAVLDDLRPTGPVLALVNGMGATPLLELYGFNAEVQRVLSERRVPVARTLVGNYVTSLDMAGCSVTLCQADEEMLRLWDAPVQTPALRWGR